The nucleotide window TGAATCTTGATGATGTTCATAAACGTGCTGCCCCGGTAGAGGCTGCCCACGTCGCCGCTCAGGTAGCGGGCCACTACGGCCGCCTGCTGCTCGGCCGCGGCCGTAATCCCGTAGAGCGTGCCTTCGAACTCGGCAATTTCGCCCACGGCAAACACGCTGGGGTCTGAGGTTTGCAGGCGCTGGTTGACCACCACGCCGCGGCCGCACGCCAGGCCGCTGGCCCGGGCCAGCTCCAGGTTGGGCACCGTGCCAATGGCCAGAATCAGCGCGTCACAGTCGAGGCGGCGGCCGCTTTTCAGGCCCACGCCGGTAAGCTGAGCCCGGCCGTAAAACAGCTCTACTTCGTCGTTGAAATACAGCTCGCAACCCTGGTCCACCATTTCTTCCTGCAACAGCTGGCTGCCCAAGGCGTCGAGCTGCCGGTCCAGGAAGCGGGAAATACGCTGAATGATGGATACCCGCACCCCGGTTTCGCGCAGGGAAGCGGCCATTTCCAACCCCAGCAGCCCGCCGCCCACAATCACGACGTGGGCGTTCTGAGCTGGCAGGTGGCTTTTGAACTGGTCGGCGTCGAGGCGGCTGCGCATGGTGAAGATGCCGGGCAGGGCGGGCACGTGGCGGGGCACGGCGGCCCGGCTGCCGGTAGCCAGCAGTAGCACGTCGTAGTGGGTGCGCTGCCCGCGGGAGTCCACCACGTATTTCTCCGCCCGGTTGATTTCCTCCACGCTCACCCCCGGAGCAGCGCAATGTTATAGCCGGGCTCTTCCTCGTCGCGCATCTTAACCAGCTGCTCCCAACTCTGGTGGCCGCTAATGTAGTCGGGCAGCATCACCCGGTTGTAGAACGGGAAATCTTCCTTGCTGAAAATCGTGATGTCGTCGTTCGGATTCAGCTCCCGGTACGTCTTCACGAAGCCAAAGGCCCCGGCCCCGGCCCCCACTACCACGATGCGCTGCCGGGGTTTGCGGTACTTTTCGAGCTGCACGGCGCAGAACTTAAAGTCGGGCTCTTTGGAAATAGGGTCCACGGCGCCGGAGGTCAGGTTGTTGGCCCGGTGCAAATCAGAGCCCAGGAGCTTGCCCCAGTGCATAGGCAAAAACACCACACCCGGCCGGATACCCGAACTCAAGCGCGCCGCTACCCGCACCTCTCCCCGCCGTGAGCTGACCGTGACCAGCTCGCCTTCCGCCACGTGCAGGGCTGCCGCGTCTTGGGGTGCAGCTCTACAAAGGCCTGGGGAATGTGCTGGCGAAGCTTGCTGACTTTGCCCGTCTTGGTCATCGTGTGCCACTGGTCCCGGATGCGGCCGGTGGTCAGGATGAAGGGGAACTCCTCATCGGGAGCTTCGCTGCGGAACACGGCGGCCACGGGGTGAATCCGGGCCCGGCCCGAGGGCGTGTAAAACTGGTGGTCGGTGAAGAGCCGGGCCGTATCCGGGGCGGCCTGCCCGGGGCGGTAGGGCCACTGCACCGAGCCGCGCTGGCGCAGCACCTCGTAGGTCAGGCCCGAAATATCGAGGGTGGTGCCGGCCGTCAGGCGGGTGTGCTCCTGGTAGATGGCTTCAGTCGTGGGGAAATTGAAGCCGGCAAAACCCATTTTTTGGGCGAAGCGGCAGATGATTTCCGCGTCGGGAAGGGCTTCGCCGGGGGCGGCCACCACCCGGGGCAGGTAGCTGATGCGCCGCTCGGAGTTAGTCATGGTGCCTTCCTTCTCGGCCCAGGCGGCGGCGGGCAGGATGACGTCGGCATAGGCCAGGGTTTCGGGCTTCGAGCTGATGTCTTGCACTACCACGAACTTGGCTTTGGCCAAAGCCGCCTCGGCCTGGCGCACGTTGGGCAAGCTGGTCAGCGGGTTGGTGCAGACAATCCAGATGGCCTTAAGGCGTCCGTCTTCCAGGGCTTCAAACATTTCAGTAGCCGTAAAGCCAGGCGTTGAAGCCAGCGGGCCACTGCCCCAGAACTGCTGCACCTCGGCCAGGTGGGCGGGGTTAGTCAGGTTGCGGTGGGCCGGCAGCAGGTTCGATAAGCCCCCAACTTCCCGCCCACCCATGGCGTTGGGCTGGCCGGTCAGGGACAAAGGACCCGCGCCCGGCTTGCCAATTTGCCCGGTTATCAAATGCAGGTTCAGCAAGCTCAGGTTTTTGTCGACGCCCACCACGCTCTGGTTCAGGCCCATGGTCCACATCGACAGGAAGCCCCGGGCCGAGCCAATGTAGCTGGCCGCCAACCGGATATCCGCCTCCGCCACCCCGCACAGCGCGGCCGATTCGGCTACGGTGCGCTCCAACACCACTTGTTTGTAGTCTTCAAACCCTTCGGCGTGCTGCTCAATAAAGGACAGGTTGATGTCGCCGTTTTCAATCAGCACCCGGGCCAGGGCCTGGTGCAGCACCACGTCGGTGCCGGGAATGAGCTGCAGGTGCACGTCGGCCAGGGCGCAGGTGTCCGTTACGCGCGGGTCGACGACAATGATTTTGGTGGCTGGGTTGGCCGCTTTATGGGCTTCCACGCGCCGCCACAGAATGGGGTGACACCAGGCCGGGTTGGCCCCGGTGACCAGCAGGCAATCAGAGAGTTCAATGTCGTCGTAGCACACCGGCACGCTGTCCTCGCCCAGGGCCATTTTATAGCCCACCACCGCGCTGCTCATGCACAGGCGGGAGTTGGTGTCGAGGTTGTTGGAGCCGATAAAGCCCTTCATGAGCTTGTTGAGCACGTAGTACTCCTCCGTCAGGCACTGGCCCGAGGCGTAGAAAGCCACCGAATCGGGGCCGTACTGCTCGATGAAAGTATTGAACACGGCGGCCGTGCGCTCCAGGGCCTCGTCCCAGCTTACCCGCTGCAACGGGCGGCTGCGGCTGTAGCGCATCTGCGGAAACAGCAGCCGGTCGGTCCGGTCATTGACGGTGTACTGCAGATTCAGGCCCTTGCTGCACAGCGCCCCACGGTTGACGGGGTAGTCGGGGTTGCCCGTCACGGTCACGTCGCCGTTCTTCTCGGGCCTGACCAGCACGCCACAGCCCACGCCGCAGTAGCAACACGTGGAAGGAAGAGCGGTGGAAGGCAGGGCCATAGTTACCAGGGAATGAGTAAGAAAATAACTTCCGGCCTAAGCACCGGCCAGCGTCAGGGGCGCTTCGGTAGCGGCTTCGGCGGCCGGCTCACTTATTTCCCGGCGCACCAACCGCACCAGCAGCACCAGGCCGCCCACAGCCGCCACGCCGATACCGATGTAGAGAAAAGCCGTGCTGTAGCTGATGGAAGCCGATTTGAACAGGAAGCCCACCAGCATGGCACCCAGATTACCGCCTGCGCCCACTACGCCGCTCACGCTGCCCAGGGCCTGCTTATTCACGAAGGGTACAATGGAATAGGTGCAGCCGTTGGCCATTTTCAAAAACAAGGCAAACCCTAACATAGCAGCTATAGCCAGCGGCAGGCTGGGCGCTAGAGCAAACAAGGCAATACCCACGCCTTCGAGCACCAGCAGCCCACTCAGCAGCAGCCACTTGCCCTGCATGCCGTAAGTCCGGCCGGCCTTGTCGCTTACCCAGCCGCCCAGGCCGCGGGCGAAGATGTTCATGAACCCGAAGATGCCAGCCAGCATACCGGCCATGACCATCGTGGCGCCGAAGTGGTCGACAAAATACACGGCGGCCACGTTGTCGATGGTGATTTCAATACCGAAGCAGGCTCCGTAGGCCAAAGCCAATACCCAGGTGCGGTAGTCGCGCAGAGCCAGCAGAAACGTGCCTTTGGGCTGTTGGGCTGACTCGCGCTGAATATCAGCATAGTTGCCGCGGGGCGTATCCTGGGTGTATTTGTAATACAGCCAAGCCATAACGAGCAGAATCAGGCCGGGCACGACCATGGCCAGGCGCCAGGAGTTGGCCCGGTCTACGTAGCCCAGCGACACAAATCCGGCGGCCACCAGGGGCATGACCATGTTGGCAATGCCGCCGCCGAGGTTGCCCCAGCCGCCGGCCACGGCGTTGGCCGTACCCACCACGTTGGGCGCAAACATCATCGAGGTGTGAAACTGGGTGATGACGAAGGACGCCCCGATGATGCCGATGGCCAGCCGAAACAGCAGAAAGCTTTGGTAACTGTTGCTCAGGCCAATTAGCATGACCGGCACGGCCCCCACCACGAGCAGCAGCGTGTAGGTCAGGCGGGGCCCCAGCGTGTCGCAAAGCTTGCCGATAACCAGGCGGGCCAGAATGGTAGCCGACACCGAGGCAATGACGATGTTGCCAATCTGACCTTTGTCGAGGTGGAGCTGCTCGCGCACCAGGGGCATGAGGGGCGCAATGCCGAACCAGCCGAAAAAGCAGAAGAAAAACGTGAGCCAAGTCAGGTGAAAGGTGCGCATCTGCACGCCTTTCCCGGAGAAAATGGCGAGCTTATCCAGCGGCCGGGCACTCAGCAAATCGTCCATGTCAACAGAGGGTTAGAGGTGAAGTTGGCGTAGCAAGGGCGCTGATTTCGCGCTTAGTTTTTGAAGAGCACCGGCTTGAAGGTGAGCATGGCCCAGGCCCACTGGTTGTGGGCCTGCCCGGCGCGCCCCTTCAGTGCATCGAGCGAAGCGGTGGCCAGAAAGTGCGAGTAGCCCAGCTTGAAGTTGAAGTCCGGACTCACGTTGGCATTGAGCACCAGGTCCAGCTCCTCTCCCAGCCGGCTGCTCAGCGCTTGGTCCGTCGTGCCCGGCGAGTACACCGCGGCCGGCGACTCGAAGTGGTGCAGGTGGGCCATCAAACTGGTTTTGGGCGTCAGCTTGAAGTTGGTTTTCAAATAGAAGTCGGCCAGGCCGGCGGTGCGGCCATTCTGCCCGTGGTTGTTGCCCACGTAGAAGTAATCCATGTGCCCGTAAAAGGCGTGGTTGGTGCCGTAGAGCGGCACGAAGGCGTGGTTGCGGGAGTCGGTAGCGTCGGAGCCCGAGAGGTAGTCGGCGCCCAGCGTGAGGGGCGTGAGCTTGGTAGTGAGCGTCACGCTGCTCGCCGCCAGATAGGCCCGCACGGCACGACTGGCGGCATCGTAGCCGGTCTGGTAATAGGCTTCGGCCGTCAGGGTTGCCCGGCCGGCAGTGGCCTCGCCGGTCAGGCCGTAGGTCTGCCGGTAGTAGGTGGTGGAGTCAGTATGCTGCCGGCCGTCGTTGAAAAACAGGGCTGAGAGCTTGCCACGGGTCAAGTCCTTGTGCAGCCACAGGTACTCCATGGACTTGTAGTTGTCCACGCCGCCGTAGTAGGTGTCAGTCAGCTTGGCGGGCTCCAGGGAAAACGACTGGTTGAACCCCGCCCCGCCGTGCACAGCGAAGCCCGAGCTGTCGGCGTACATCAGCTTCAGGGCATCGTGGCTGCGGCCCTGCTGGGCCCAGTCCAGCCCGCCCAGAAACCGGGCGTTGTCATAGTCGAGCACCTGCCGACCCACCCGCACGGCCAGCCGAGGCGTGAGGTGGTACTGCCCGTAAGCCTCAAAGACGTTGAACAGGTTGGGGTCGGTTTTATATACCTGGCTGGTGCTGCCCAGATGCGCACGTCCTGCACCGAAAGCCGCACGCTCACCTTCTGGCGTCCGTAGTCCAGGTTGAGGCGGGAGCGTTGCTCGACGAAGAAAGCCGGCTGTTCCCGGGGCGTATTCACCGTCCGGAATCCGTCCCGTAATTCAGTCCGCGGCCGAATCTCCGCCGACACTATTACTTGCGCTACCGCCGCCGAGCCATGCAACGAGGCTGCCAACATCACCGCCCCAAAAAGCCTATTCGCAGTATAATTCTCGGGCATAAACAGTGGTTACCGGTGAGTAGACAGAGGTTTTAGCGGCGGGAGAAGTCCTACCCAGCTTCCAGGCCAATGAACACCAGGCCGTCTTCCACCTTAATCGGGTAGGTCCGGATGCTACACTCGTCGCCGTTGAGGCACTCGCCCGTTAGCAGGGAAAACGTGCGCTTGTGAAACGGGCAGGCCACTTTGGGCTCACAGGCTTCGCCGGTGCTGCCAATCATGCCCGGGCCAGGGCCATCTGCTGCTTGTGCGGGCACAGGTTCTGGGTGGCATACCACTCGCCGCGGCGGGCGAAGTTGAAAATGGCCACCTGCTCACCTTCTACCAGGGCGCAGGCCCCGCCGTCGGCCG belongs to Hymenobacter cellulosilyticus and includes:
- a CDS encoding MFS transporter, which produces MDDLLSARPLDKLAIFSGKGVQMRTFHLTWLTFFFCFFGWFGIAPLMPLVREQLHLDKGQIGNIVIASVSATILARLVIGKLCDTLGPRLTYTLLLVVGAVPVMLIGLSNSYQSFLLFRLAIGIIGASFVITQFHTSMMFAPNVVGTANAVAGGWGNLGGGIANMVMPLVAAGFVSLGYVDRANSWRLAMVVPGLILLVMAWLYYKYTQDTPRGNYADIQRESAQQPKGTFLLALRDYRTWVLALAYGACFGIEITIDNVAAVYFVDHFGATMVMAGMLAGIFGFMNIFARGLGGWVSDKAGRTYGMQGKWLLLSGLLVLEGVGIALFALAPSLPLAIAAMLGFALFLKMANGCTYSIVPFVNKQALGSVSGVVGAGGNLGAMLVGFLFKSASISYSTAFLYIGIGVAAVGGLVLLVRLVRREISEPAAEAATEAPLTLAGA
- a CDS encoding alginate export family protein, whose protein sequence is MTGRIPDGEYAPGTAGFLRRATLPPQPGLRTPEGERAAFGAGRAHLGSTSQVYKTDPNLFNVFEAYGQYHLTPRLAVRVGRQVLDYDNARFLGGLDWAQQGRSHDALKLMYADSSGFAVHGGAGFNQSFSLEPAKLTDTYYGGVDNYKSMEYLWLHKDLTRGKLSALFFNDGRQHTDSTTYYRQTYGLTGEATAGRATLTAEAYYQTGYDAASRAVRAYLAASSVTLTTKLTPLTLGADYLSGSDATDSRNHAFVPLYGTNHAFYGHMDYFYVGNNHGQNGRTAGLADFYLKTNFKLTPKTSLMAHLHHFESPAAVYSPGTTDQALSSRLGEELDLVLNANVSPDFNFKLGYSHFLATASLDALKGRAGQAHNQWAWAMLTFKPVLFKN